A region of Phyllostomus discolor isolate MPI-MPIP mPhyDis1 chromosome 15, mPhyDis1.pri.v3, whole genome shotgun sequence DNA encodes the following proteins:
- the LOC114512477 gene encoding complement factor H-related protein 2-like isoform X3, whose amino-acid sequence MPNMLLSLVNVIVTLWVSWAHGQGRTCDFPEIKHGSIYEEHRYKQAFPVAPGKYFYYSCDRSFASPSQSLWTRITCTEDGWSPTPRCLRQCFFPWVKHGRSASSGQTHQEGDTVPVVCDEGYSLPLHQSSITCGERGWSMPPMCSRTGSRRKCGRPPTINNGDITTFPSANYAPGDSVQYRCQAYYKLQGNRILTCRDGEWSEPPKCLEACVTSEEMMEKHNIQLRWRQNKKLYIESDDTVEFTCRRGYRAVSPRSAFRVTCRAGKLTYPTCE is encoded by the exons GGAGAACTTGTGattttccagaaataaaacaCGGGAGCATTTATGAGGAACACAGGTATAAGCAGGCCTTCCCCGTCGCCCCGGGGAAGTATTTCTACTACTCCTGCGACCGCAGCTTTGCGTCTCCTTCGCAGTCGCTCTGGACTCGAATAACCTGCACGGAGGACGGCTGGTCGCCAACACCCAGGTGTCTCA GACAGTGCTTCTTCCCTTGGGTGAAACATGGTCGATCTGCATCTTCAGGACAAACCCATCAGGAAGGCGACACGGTGCCAGTGGTCTGTGATGAGGGCTACAGCCTCCCCCTTCATCAGAGCAGCATCACGTGTGGAGAAAGGGGCTGGTCCATGCCCCCAATGTGCAGTCGTACTG GTTCTAGAAGAAAATGTGGGCGCCCTCCAACCATCAACAATGGGGACATCACCACATTCCCATCAGCCAACTACGCTCCAGGAGACTCAGTACAGTACAGATGCCAGGCCTACTATAAACTTCAGGGAAACAGGATCCTAACATGTCGTGACGGAGAGTGGTCAGAACCACCCAAATG TTTAGAGGCATGTGTAACATcagaagaaatgatggaaaagCATAACATACAGTTGAGATGGAGACAGAACAAAAAACTTTATATAGAATCAGACGATACTGTTGAGTTCACCTGCCGACGTGGGTATCGTGCAGTGTCACCACGTTCTGCATTCCGGGTAACGTGTCGGGCAGGAAAACTGACGTATCCCACCTGTGAATAA
- the LOC114512477 gene encoding complement factor H-related protein 2-like isoform X1: protein MPNMLLSLVNVIVTLWVSWAHGQGRTCDFPEIKHGSIYEEHRYKQAFPVAPGKYFYYSCDRSFASPSQSLWTRITCTEDGWSPTPRCLRQCFFPWVKHGRSASSGQTHQEGDTVPVVCDEGYSLPLHQSSITCGERGWSMPPMCSRTGSRRKCGRPPTINNGDITTFPSANYAPGDSVQYRCQAYYKLQGNRILTCRDGEWSEPPKCLEACVTSEEMMEKHNIQLRWRQNKKLYIESDDTVEFTCRRGYRAVSPRSAFRVTCRAGKLTYPTCE, encoded by the exons GGAGAACTTGTGattttccagaaataaaacaCGGGAGCATTTATGAGGAACACAGGTATAAGCAGGCCTTCCCCGTCGCCCCGGGGAAGTATTTCTACTACTCCTGCGACCGCAGCTTTGCGTCTCCTTCGCAGTCGCTCTGGACTCGAATAACCTGCACGGAGGACGGCTGGTCGCCAACACCCAGGTGTCTCA GACAGTGCTTCTTCCCTTGGGTGAAACATGGTCGATCTGCATCTTCAGGACAAACCCATCAGGAAGGCGACACGGTGCCAGTGGTCTGTGATGAGGGCTACAGCCTCCCCCTTCATCAGAGCAGCATCACGTGTGGAGAAAGGGGCTGGTCCATGCCCCCAATGTGCAGTCGTACTG GTTCTAGAAGAAAATGTGGGCGCCCTCCAACCATCAACAATGGGGACATCACCACATTCCCATCAGCCAACTACGCTCCAGGAGACTCAGTACAGTACAGATGCCAGGCCTACTATAAACTTCAGGGAAACAGGATCCTAACATGTCGTGACGGAGAGTGGTCAGAACCACCCAAATGTTTAG AGGCATGTGTAACATcagaagaaatgatggaaaagCATAACATACAGTTGAGATGGAGACAGAACAAAAAACTTTATATAGAATCAGACGATACTGTTGAGTTCACCTGCCGACGTGGGTATCGTGCAGTGTCACCACGTTCTGCATTCCGGGTAACGTGTCGGGCAGGAAAACTGACGTATCCCACCTGTGAATAA
- the LOC114512477 gene encoding complement factor H-related protein 2-like isoform X2, which produces MPTMLLSLVSVIVTLWVSWAHGQGRTCDFPEIKHGSIYEEHRYKQAFPVAPGKYFYYSCDRSFASPSQSLWTRITCTEDGWSPTPRCLRQCFFPWVKHGRSASSGQTHQEGDTVPVVCDEGYSLPLHQSSITCGERGWSMPPMCSRTGSRRKCGRPPTINNGDITTFPSANYAPGDSVQYRCQAYYKLQGNRILTCRDGEWSEPPKCLEACVTSEEMMEKHNIQLRWRQNKKLYIESDDTVEFTCRRGYRAVSPRSAFRVTCRAGKLTYPTCE; this is translated from the exons GGAGAACTTGTGattttccagaaataaaacaCGGGAGCATTTATGAGGAACACAGGTATAAGCAGGCCTTCCCCGTCGCCCCGGGGAAGTATTTCTACTACTCCTGCGACCGCAGCTTTGCGTCTCCTTCGCAGTCGCTCTGGACTCGAATAACCTGCACGGAGGACGGCTGGTCGCCAACACCCAGGTGTCTCA GACAGTGCTTCTTCCCTTGGGTGAAACATGGTCGATCTGCATCTTCAGGACAAACCCATCAGGAAGGCGACACGGTGCCAGTGGTCTGTGATGAGGGCTACAGCCTCCCCCTTCATCAGAGCAGCATCACGTGTGGAGAAAGGGGCTGGTCCATGCCCCCAATGTGCAGTCGTACTG GTTCTAGAAGAAAATGTGGGCGCCCTCCAACCATCAACAATGGGGACATCACCACATTCCCATCAGCCAACTACGCTCCAGGAGACTCAGTACAGTACAGATGCCAGGCCTACTATAAACTTCAGGGAAACAGGATCCTAACATGTCGTGACGGAGAGTGGTCAGAACCACCCAAATGTTTAG AGGCATGTGTAACATcagaagaaatgatggaaaagCATAACATACAGTTGAGATGGAGACAGAACAAAAAACTTTATATAGAATCAGACGATACTGTTGAGTTCACCTGCCGACGTGGGTATCGTGCAGTGTCACCACGTTCTGCATTCCGGGTAACGTGTCGGGCAGGAAAACTGACGTATCCCACCTGTGAATAA